In Sphingobium sp. B2D3C, a genomic segment contains:
- a CDS encoding RraA family protein gives MSAGDPHVARLRQLDACAVSDTLDKLGLAGCVTGLRSASPGKRIAGRVHTVKLKAGNAPADRPPVHLGAAAIDASGPDDVIVVEQRTGIDAGCWGGILSRGAQHKGVAGVICEGLARDVDEAREIGFPVFCRGYTARTARNRVYEDATDVPVTVGDFTVEPGFYVICDSSAAVFIAPADIARVLDAAEDIVRREGEMTRRLATGESASFVLGANYEYMLKGDQQ, from the coding sequence ATGAGCGCGGGCGATCCCCATGTCGCGCGGCTGCGCCAGCTGGATGCCTGCGCGGTGTCGGACACGCTGGACAAGCTGGGCCTGGCCGGCTGCGTGACCGGCCTGCGCTCGGCCTCGCCGGGCAAGCGGATCGCCGGCCGCGTCCACACCGTGAAGCTCAAGGCCGGCAACGCGCCTGCCGATCGCCCGCCGGTGCATCTGGGTGCCGCCGCCATCGATGCCAGCGGCCCGGACGATGTGATCGTGGTCGAGCAGCGCACCGGCATTGATGCCGGCTGCTGGGGTGGCATCCTGTCGCGCGGGGCGCAGCACAAGGGCGTCGCCGGGGTGATCTGCGAAGGGCTGGCCCGCGATGTCGATGAGGCGCGCGAGATCGGCTTTCCGGTCTTCTGCCGCGGCTACACCGCCCGCACCGCGCGCAACCGCGTCTATGAGGATGCCACCGACGTGCCCGTCACCGTAGGCGACTTCACCGTCGAGCCCGGTTTCTACGTGATCTGCGATTCCAGCGCGGCGGTGTTCATCGCGCCAGCCGACATCGCCCGCGTGCTCGATGCCGCGGAGGATATCGTCCGCCGCGAGGGCGAGATGACCCGCCGCCTCGCCACCGGTGAGAGCGCCAGCTTTGTGCTCGGCGCGAACTACGAATATATGCTCAAGGGCGACCAACAATGA
- a CDS encoding GntR family transcriptional regulator: MATQIDMGDSLPNVVADELRALIVRGTLLPGEHLGQTQLADRFGRSKVPIREALKLLAAEGFLRHDHNRGYFVAPLELEEARQLYKLRRWLEAELLATAVWPTDAQIAEFRRQFDALDAMDQVSDFTNWALALENLRLALFALSPERILLREATRLWRLTDRYRSLMPRTMGESPERKLIDALAARDRDALLADYMQARAKIEGALEQVFQHGR; the protein is encoded by the coding sequence TTGGCCACGCAGATCGACATGGGGGACTCCCTGCCCAATGTGGTGGCGGATGAACTGCGGGCGCTGATCGTGCGGGGCACGTTGCTGCCGGGCGAACATCTCGGGCAGACCCAGCTTGCCGACCGGTTCGGGCGCAGCAAGGTGCCCATTCGCGAGGCGCTCAAGCTGCTGGCGGCAGAAGGCTTCCTGCGCCACGACCACAACAGGGGCTATTTCGTGGCGCCGCTGGAGCTGGAGGAAGCCCGCCAGCTCTACAAGCTGCGCCGGTGGCTGGAGGCGGAACTGCTCGCCACGGCGGTCTGGCCGACGGACGCACAGATCGCCGAATTCCGCCGCCAGTTCGATGCGCTGGATGCCATGGATCAGGTGAGCGATTTCACCAATTGGGCGCTGGCGCTGGAAAATCTGCGCCTCGCCCTCTTCGCTTTATCGCCTGAGCGCATTCTGCTGCGCGAAGCGACCCGGCTCTGGCGGCTGACCGACCGCTATCGCTCGCTCATGCCGCGCACGATGGGCGAGAGCCCAGAGCGCAAGCTGATCGACGCCTTGGCCGCGCGGGACCGCGACGCGCTGCTCGCCGATTATATGCAGGCCCGCGCCAAGATCGAGGGTGCGCTGGAGCAGGTCTTCCAGCACGGCCGCTAG
- a CDS encoding amidohydrolase family protein codes for MIVDCHGHVSAPAELWIYKSMLLSHRGEHGKKFPDLTDEEILAYTNKKEMAPCGHLDMLDRVGTNFQLLSPRPFQMMHSEKPGFLVHWFTEATNNIIARQCQLLPDRFAPICGLPQVAGEPIENVLPELERCVKTLGFKGCLLNPDPYENSGTEPPAMGDRYWYPLYEKLCELDVPAHIHSAGSRSRRAPYTLNFLLEETMAVYGLLESDVFKDFPSLKIVCSHGGGAIPYHVGRFRASGLRKGEEFLDKMRHIYYDTVLYSEEALRLLIKTVGADNCLFGAECPGVGSAVDPATGKTLDDIAPFITGFDWLSQAEKDKIMFGNAARLFKLDLPPA; via the coding sequence ATGATTGTCGATTGTCATGGCCATGTGAGTGCGCCAGCGGAACTGTGGATCTATAAGTCGATGCTGCTCTCGCATCGCGGCGAGCACGGCAAGAAGTTCCCGGACCTCACGGATGAGGAAATTCTCGCCTACACCAATAAAAAGGAGATGGCGCCCTGCGGCCATCTCGACATGCTCGACCGGGTCGGCACCAATTTTCAGCTGCTCAGCCCCCGCCCGTTCCAGATGATGCATTCGGAAAAGCCGGGTTTTCTGGTCCACTGGTTTACCGAAGCCACCAACAACATCATCGCGCGGCAGTGCCAGCTTCTGCCGGACCGCTTCGCGCCCATCTGCGGTCTGCCGCAAGTCGCCGGCGAGCCGATCGAGAACGTTCTGCCCGAGCTTGAGCGCTGTGTGAAAACGCTGGGCTTCAAGGGCTGCCTGCTCAACCCCGATCCCTATGAGAACAGCGGCACCGAGCCGCCGGCGATGGGCGACCGCTATTGGTATCCGCTGTACGAGAAGCTGTGCGAGCTGGACGTGCCGGCGCACATCCACTCCGCCGGATCTCGCAGCCGCCGCGCGCCGTACACGCTCAACTTCCTGCTGGAAGAGACGATGGCCGTCTATGGCCTGCTCGAGAGCGATGTGTTCAAGGACTTCCCCAGCCTCAAGATCGTCTGCAGCCATGGCGGCGGCGCGATCCCCTATCATGTCGGCCGCTTCCGGGCGTCCGGCCTGCGTAAGGGCGAGGAGTTCCTCGATAAGATGCGGCACATCTATTATGATACCGTGCTCTATTCCGAGGAAGCGCTCCGGTTGCTGATCAAGACCGTCGGCGCCGACAATTGCCTGTTCGGCGCGGAATGCCCCGGCGTCGGCTCTGCCGTCGACCCCGCGACCGGCAAGACGCTGGACGACATTGCCCCGTTCATCACCGGCTTCGACTGGTTGAGCCAGGCGGAGAAGGACAAGATCATGTTCGGCAACGCCGCGCGCCTCTTCAAGCTGGACCTGCCGCCAGCATGA
- a CDS encoding zinc-dependent alcohol dehydrogenase, with translation MESVSRAAVKIDIERSEIREFPFPPLGENDGLLKVEASGVGGSDPEMYRRENTAPCIMGHENVGTVARIGDAAAQRWGLRAGDRIALHEYLPCWHCHWCRQGDFRLCMEADFFNVKDRFNTLRYGTCNADIPPHLWGGFSEYMYLAPNAVIHKIPADMDARLATLAVPLGNGVQWAVLDGGAGLGKTVLVFGPGQQGLSCALAAKQAGALTVIIAGMTRDRARLDLSLSLGADIAVDVQQEDLAAVVMRATGGMGVDVVVDTTGDPDGKIAEQAVALSAKGAWLSLNGLSASVPLGEIKKRYLTVRAPRGHSYRAVQMALDILASGKWPAEKLCSHDFPLEQVHEAILATAGRGIEGAIHVTVSPHKS, from the coding sequence ATGGAGTCCGTGTCTCGTGCTGCCGTGAAGATCGATATCGAGCGATCTGAAATCAGGGAATTTCCGTTCCCACCTCTCGGCGAGAATGATGGCCTGCTGAAAGTCGAGGCCTCGGGCGTCGGTGGCAGTGACCCCGAAATGTACCGGCGGGAGAACACGGCGCCGTGCATCATGGGGCATGAGAATGTCGGCACCGTCGCCCGCATCGGCGACGCTGCGGCGCAGCGCTGGGGCCTGCGCGCCGGCGACCGCATTGCCCTGCACGAATATCTCCCCTGCTGGCATTGCCACTGGTGTCGCCAGGGCGATTTCCGCCTGTGCATGGAGGCCGACTTCTTCAACGTGAAGGATCGGTTCAACACCCTGCGCTACGGCACCTGCAATGCGGACATTCCGCCGCATCTATGGGGTGGTTTCTCGGAATATATGTACCTCGCGCCCAATGCCGTCATCCACAAGATCCCGGCGGACATGGATGCCCGGCTGGCGACACTGGCAGTGCCGCTCGGCAATGGTGTGCAATGGGCGGTGCTGGATGGCGGTGCGGGACTGGGCAAGACCGTGCTGGTCTTCGGCCCCGGCCAGCAGGGCCTCAGTTGCGCACTGGCCGCCAAGCAGGCGGGCGCGCTCACCGTCATCATCGCCGGCATGACACGCGACCGGGCCCGGCTGGACCTTTCGCTCAGCCTCGGCGCCGACATCGCCGTGGACGTGCAGCAGGAGGATCTTGCCGCGGTGGTCATGCGGGCGACCGGCGGCATGGGCGTGGATGTGGTGGTCGATACCACCGGCGATCCCGATGGCAAGATCGCCGAGCAGGCTGTGGCGCTGTCGGCCAAGGGTGCCTGGCTCAGCCTCAATGGCCTTAGCGCTTCGGTGCCGCTGGGCGAGATCAAGAAGCGCTACCTCACCGTGCGCGCACCACGGGGCCACAGCTATCGCGCGGTGCAGATGGCGCTCGACATTCTCGCCAGCGGCAAGTGGCCGGCCGAAAAGCTGTGCAGCCACGATTTCCCGCTGGAGCAGGTGCATGAGGCGATCCTCGCCACCGCCGGGCGCGGGATCGAGGGCGCAATTCACGTCACCGTCTCCCCGCACAAGAGTTGA
- a CDS encoding amidohydrolase family protein — translation MIDCHAHLVSDDKTTYPPAPPGGLLPPMAFDNLMTAETLLEEMDKAGVERAVLVQRGSIYGFDSRYVCDSAARYPQRFAAVCSIDATQADCGEAVRYWVGEHGAVGIRLMELIKGSDIAWLDSPVARDAWQAAATLDVPVCVHFFPWNRDIGLAHLERILREVPGLTVVIDHLSSIQSDAGGPDHGIDDRLRSIAQFDNVVVKFTTIPLGRLDKAEIDPCPVIERVCDLFGAERMIWGSDITQSPGSYDYMAALGRAAVRNLTAAQQEMILGGTAMRVYGKSWGRA, via the coding sequence ATGATCGACTGCCACGCCCATCTTGTCTCCGATGACAAGACCACCTACCCGCCGGCACCGCCGGGCGGTCTGCTCCCGCCGATGGCGTTCGACAACCTCATGACGGCCGAGACGCTGCTGGAGGAGATGGACAAGGCCGGCGTCGAGCGGGCCGTGCTCGTGCAGCGTGGGTCCATCTACGGGTTCGACAGTCGCTATGTCTGCGACAGCGCCGCGCGCTATCCGCAACGCTTCGCCGCCGTCTGCTCCATTGATGCCACGCAGGCCGATTGTGGGGAGGCCGTGCGATATTGGGTCGGCGAGCATGGCGCCGTCGGCATTCGGCTGATGGAACTCATCAAGGGCTCGGACATCGCCTGGCTGGATTCCCCGGTGGCGCGCGACGCCTGGCAAGCCGCCGCCACGCTCGACGTGCCGGTCTGCGTCCATTTCTTCCCGTGGAATCGCGACATCGGGCTGGCGCATCTGGAGCGGATATTGCGCGAGGTGCCTGGCCTGACGGTCGTCATCGACCATCTCAGCTCCATTCAGAGCGATGCCGGCGGCCCGGACCATGGCATCGATGATCGGCTCCGGTCGATCGCGCAATTCGACAATGTCGTCGTCAAGTTCACGACCATTCCGCTGGGACGGCTGGACAAGGCGGAGATCGACCCCTGCCCCGTCATCGAGCGCGTATGCGATCTGTTCGGCGCGGAGCGGATGATCTGGGGATCGGACATCACCCAATCGCCCGGCAGCTATGATTATATGGCCGCACTTGGTCGCGCAGCGGTACGCAATCTCACAGCCGCGCAACAGGAGATGATCCTGGGCGGGACGGCGATGCGCGTTTACGGCAAGAGCTGGGGCCGGGCCTGA
- a CDS encoding RraA family protein, with product MTDDSNVTRAAALDTATLSDALDRLGIVGQCYKIAGRDPDFRMAGRAYTMLCGPASTPPGTVGDYIDDVPPGHVVVIDNGGREDATIWGDILTEIAHRRGLAGTVIDGISRDVSLCRALGYPVFSKGHWMRTGKDRVQVEVTNCPVNIGGARVAPGDILRGDPDGVIVIPQAHEEAVLAAAEEIHAAEESIRAACRTGMRLDEARAQFKYHSLQTRVQG from the coding sequence ATGACCGACGACAGCAACGTCACCCGCGCCGCCGCGCTCGACACCGCCACCTTGAGCGACGCGCTCGACCGGCTCGGCATCGTCGGTCAGTGCTATAAGATCGCCGGCCGCGACCCAGATTTCCGCATGGCCGGCCGCGCCTACACCATGCTCTGCGGCCCCGCCTCGACGCCGCCTGGCACGGTCGGCGATTATATCGATGACGTCCCGCCCGGCCATGTCGTGGTCATCGACAATGGCGGCCGCGAGGATGCCACCATCTGGGGCGACATCCTCACCGAGATCGCTCATCGCCGTGGTCTTGCCGGCACCGTCATCGATGGCATCAGCCGCGATGTCTCGCTCTGCCGCGCGCTCGGCTACCCGGTGTTCAGCAAGGGTCACTGGATGCGCACCGGCAAGGATCGGGTGCAGGTCGAGGTGACCAACTGCCCGGTCAACATCGGCGGCGCCCGCGTCGCGCCCGGCGATATCCTGCGCGGCGATCCCGATGGCGTGATCGTCATCCCGCAAGCGCATGAGGAGGCCGTCCTCGCCGCCGCCGAGGAGATCCACGCCGCCGAGGAGAGCATCCGCGCCGCCTGCCGCACCGGCATGCGCCTCGATGAGGCCCGCGCCCAGTTCAAATATCACAGCCTTCAGACACGCGTGCAGGGCTGA